In the Deltaproteobacteria bacterium genome, one interval contains:
- a CDS encoding DUF2950 domain-containing protein — translation MRTSTRLATLLCLALLPATARAQEHFPSPEAAARALEAATRGNGPERLARVLGPGSEEIVSSGDPVDDAAARKRFATAAAERTRIERTSDAIAILHVGRDDWPFPIPIVRDADGWRFDTAAGKEELLNRRIGRNELTAIEVCRAYVGAQIEFARRFHTYAQSFRSTPGKRDGLYWEATDHDVSPLGPLVAAATAEDYRHGEAGQAPAPYHGYFFRILTAQGAHAPDGARDYVKDGRMTGGFALVAWPADHGSSGIMTLIVGEQGVVFQKDLGEGTGEAAKAITAYDPDESWQPTR, via the coding sequence ATGAGGACCAGCACGAGACTCGCGACCCTGCTCTGCCTGGCGCTGCTGCCCGCAACGGCCCGCGCGCAGGAGCACTTCCCGTCCCCCGAGGCGGCGGCACGCGCACTCGAGGCCGCCACGCGCGGCAACGGTCCCGAGCGCCTGGCGCGTGTCCTGGGCCCGGGGAGCGAGGAGATCGTCTCGTCGGGCGACCCCGTGGACGACGCTGCGGCTCGCAAGCGCTTCGCCACCGCCGCCGCCGAGCGGACACGGATCGAGCGCACCTCCGACGCGATCGCCATCCTGCACGTCGGCCGGGATGACTGGCCCTTCCCGATCCCGATCGTGCGCGACGCCGACGGATGGCGGTTCGACACCGCAGCGGGCAAGGAAGAGCTGCTCAATCGCCGCATCGGGCGCAACGAGCTCACCGCGATCGAGGTGTGTCGCGCGTACGTGGGCGCGCAGATAGAGTTCGCGAGGCGCTTCCACACCTATGCCCAGTCGTTTCGCAGCACGCCAGGCAAACGAGATGGCCTCTACTGGGAGGCGACCGATCACGACGTGAGCCCGCTCGGGCCGCTGGTCGCAGCCGCCACGGCCGAGGATTACCGCCACGGCGAGGCTGGCCAGGCGCCGGCACCCTACCACGGCTACTTCTTCCGCATCCTGACGGCCCAGGGAGCGCACGCGCCGGATGGTGCCAGGGACTACGTGAAGGACGGGCGGATGACCGGCGGATTCGCGCTCGTCGCGTGGCCGGCCGATCACGGATCGAGCGGCATCATGACCCTAATCGTGGGCGAGCAGGGAGTCGTCTTCCAGAAGGACCTGGGCGAAGGGACGGGCGAGGCGGCGAAGGCCATCACCGCTTACGACCCCGACGAATCCTGGCAACCCACCCGGTAG
- a CDS encoding NAD(P)/FAD-dependent oxidoreductase, whose product MFDVVVVGAGPAGVVAALRAADLGAKTALVTRGEFGGMAANDGPVPVRTLAHAARLIRESRQLGQYGIAVSEPALEYRRLLTRVREVTNDVRAHSAFRGQIDSAGVAVHERAGMARFVDPHTIETESGLRLHAEKVIVCTGGVPRRLSVPGVEYTATHSDAWSLTAVPPSMLVIGAGATGAQVASVFNAFGSRVQLFQAGPRILPTEDEDVSAAVAAAFRAAGMMVREDFGTIESFEKTADGVRMNFSKDGLRDGTEASVVVVAVGWVANTAALNLEAAGVETDHRGYVRVDAHLSTFAAHIFAAGDVTGHLLLVPQAIQEGFVAATNAVLGATTVLPPRPIPIGSFTDPEYAQVGLTEAGAREAHDVVTGIIRFDSSTRTIIDGRTNGFCKLIVDRATYNILGCHVVGERAVDIVQVATIAMAAGMRVDDLARVPLSFPTYAGILGRLAASVARRLNLTARGQASEADS is encoded by the coding sequence ATGTTCGACGTCGTGGTCGTCGGCGCCGGGCCGGCGGGGGTGGTTGCCGCGCTCCGCGCAGCAGATTTGGGTGCGAAGACCGCCCTCGTGACCCGCGGGGAGTTCGGAGGGATGGCGGCCAACGATGGACCCGTGCCCGTGCGTACGCTGGCCCACGCCGCCCGTCTGATCCGAGAATCCCGACAGCTCGGGCAGTACGGCATCGCCGTGAGCGAGCCGGCGCTGGAGTATCGCCGGCTGCTCACTCGCGTGCGCGAGGTCACGAATGACGTGCGAGCCCATTCTGCCTTCCGCGGGCAGATCGATTCCGCCGGAGTGGCCGTCCATGAACGCGCCGGCATGGCGCGGTTCGTGGACCCGCACACCATCGAGACAGAGAGTGGACTGCGGCTGCACGCCGAAAAGGTGATCGTTTGCACAGGCGGCGTACCCCGCCGGCTCTCGGTTCCTGGGGTCGAATACACGGCCACACACAGCGACGCGTGGAGCCTCACGGCGGTGCCACCCTCGATGCTGGTCATCGGCGCTGGAGCAACTGGTGCGCAGGTCGCTTCGGTCTTCAACGCATTCGGGTCGCGGGTCCAGCTCTTCCAGGCGGGCCCGCGTATTCTGCCGACCGAGGACGAAGATGTCTCGGCCGCGGTCGCGGCGGCCTTTCGGGCAGCTGGGATGATGGTGCGGGAAGACTTCGGGACCATCGAATCGTTCGAGAAGACCGCTGACGGCGTGCGCATGAACTTCTCGAAGGACGGTCTCCGTGACGGCACGGAGGCCAGTGTCGTGGTGGTCGCGGTCGGGTGGGTGGCCAATACCGCAGCGCTGAATCTCGAGGCGGCAGGCGTCGAGACCGACCATCGCGGGTACGTTCGGGTCGACGCTCACCTGTCGACGTTCGCGGCGCACATCTTTGCAGCCGGCGACGTGACCGGTCACCTCTTGCTCGTCCCCCAGGCCATACAAGAGGGCTTCGTCGCGGCCACGAACGCGGTGCTCGGTGCGACGACTGTGCTCCCCCCTAGGCCGATCCCGATCGGGAGCTTCACGGATCCGGAGTACGCCCAGGTGGGCCTGACCGAAGCGGGCGCCCGCGAAGCGCACGACGTCGTGACAGGGATCATCCGCTTCGATTCCAGCACCCGCACGATCATCGACGGACGGACAAACGGGTTCTGCAAGCTGATCGTCGACCGCGCAACCTACAACATTCTGGGATGCCACGTCGTCGGTGAGCGCGCGGTCGACATCGTCCAAGTCGCGACGATAGCGATGGCGGCCGGGATGCGTGTGGACGATCTCGCTCGAGTTCCGCTCTCGTTCCCCACTTATGCGGGGATCCTCGGCCGCCTGGCAGCCAGCGTGGCTCGTCGGCTCAACCTGACGGCGAGGGGACAGGCGAGCGAGGCCGATTCTTAG
- a CDS encoding Dyp-type peroxidase, which yields MVGEVTLELDDIQSGVLRPRPSPYAAAYILLRIDDRKAGRELMRRASGAVTPAANRDHLAAHTGVSVALTYHGLRALGVPKDSLESFAWEFRQGMAARAKELGDTGESSPEHWEAPLGTADVHVVVAAVAKDSARLAVALERALKAVQELPGVAAIWRQDCHALPTEKEPFGFRDGISHPAVEGSGIPGTNPNEEPLKAGEFVLGYRDEIGGVQTLRPEILGRNGTYVAFRKLHQRVAAFRSYLKANSTSPEDEELLAAKVMGRWRSGAPLALCPLHDDPELGADPQRNNNFQYEADDVAGFKTPPGSHIRRTNPRDASIAGVARIHRMIRRGAAYGPHLPEGVLQDDGADRGLMFAFVGAHLGRQFEFVQSQWVGDGVFFGGGDAKDPIVGSHLDPGRFVIPRRPIPRRLQGLTRFVVTRGGEYAFMPGLRALRWLADLET from the coding sequence ATGGTAGGAGAAGTGACCCTCGAGCTCGACGACATCCAGAGCGGGGTTCTGCGCCCACGTCCATCGCCATATGCCGCTGCCTACATCCTGCTGCGGATCGACGATCGAAAGGCGGGCCGGGAGTTGATGCGGCGCGCGAGCGGCGCGGTAACCCCGGCGGCCAACCGCGATCATCTCGCGGCCCATACGGGGGTAAGCGTCGCGCTCACCTATCACGGGCTACGGGCGCTCGGCGTGCCGAAGGACTCGCTCGAGAGCTTCGCGTGGGAATTCCGGCAGGGGATGGCGGCGCGAGCGAAGGAGCTGGGCGATACGGGCGAGAGTAGCCCGGAGCACTGGGAAGCTCCACTCGGGACCGCCGACGTTCACGTCGTCGTGGCCGCCGTAGCGAAGGATTCGGCACGGCTCGCGGTCGCGCTCGAGCGCGCGCTGAAGGCCGTCCAGGAGCTACCCGGGGTGGCCGCGATCTGGCGCCAGGACTGCCACGCGCTGCCCACGGAGAAGGAGCCCTTCGGCTTCCGCGACGGGATCAGCCACCCGGCCGTCGAGGGGAGTGGAATCCCGGGAACCAATCCCAACGAAGAGCCGCTCAAAGCGGGTGAATTCGTCCTCGGCTATCGCGACGAGATCGGCGGCGTCCAGACGCTTCGACCCGAGATTCTCGGCCGGAACGGAACCTACGTCGCCTTCCGGAAGCTGCACCAGCGCGTTGCTGCATTCCGTAGCTACCTGAAGGCCAACTCCACCAGCCCGGAAGACGAAGAGCTCTTGGCCGCGAAGGTCATGGGCCGCTGGCGCAGCGGCGCGCCGTTGGCGCTCTGCCCGCTCCACGACGATCCCGAGCTAGGGGCGGATCCGCAACGCAATAACAACTTCCAATACGAAGCCGACGATGTCGCAGGATTCAAAACACCCCCGGGTTCGCACATTCGACGTACGAACCCGCGCGATGCGTCGATTGCAGGCGTCGCGCGGATCCATCGAATGATCCGACGTGGAGCCGCCTACGGTCCTCACCTGCCGGAAGGAGTCCTCCAGGACGACGGCGCCGATCGCGGGTTGATGTTCGCGTTCGTCGGAGCGCACCTCGGGCGGCAGTTCGAGTTCGTTCAGTCGCAGTGGGTCGGGGACGGCGTCTTCTTCGGTGGCGGCGACGCCAAGGATCCGATCGTCGGATCGCATCTGGACCCCGGCCGCTTCGTCATTCCACGCCGCCCGATTCCCAGACGACTTCAGGGGCTCACGCGGTTCGTGGTCACCCGGGGCGGTGAATACGCCTTCATGCCCGGATTGCGCGCCCTTCGCTGGCTCGCCGATCTGGAGACGTAG
- the atpF gene encoding F0F1 ATP synthase subunit B, which translates to MNVLSVMVESSAGGRVGEIAATFGVDWPHLVAQVISFSIVCALLYWLAYKPVLQMLEERRKQIAQGLANTERINATLAAIETQRQEVMAAAHADAARLIEEARGVARRVKEQGTQRALAAAEQIVRQAHDAAAREHTRMMGELRREVGRLVVKTTAAVTGKILSADDQRRLAEETARQLT; encoded by the coding sequence ATGAATGTTCTTTCCGTGATGGTGGAATCGAGCGCTGGCGGTCGAGTGGGAGAGATCGCCGCGACCTTCGGTGTGGACTGGCCTCACCTGGTGGCGCAGGTGATCAGCTTCTCGATCGTCTGCGCCCTGCTCTACTGGCTCGCGTACAAGCCGGTGCTGCAGATGCTCGAAGAGCGCCGGAAGCAGATCGCGCAGGGTCTGGCCAACACGGAAAGGATCAACGCGACGCTGGCCGCCATCGAGACGCAGCGTCAGGAAGTCATGGCCGCCGCCCACGCCGACGCGGCCCGGCTCATCGAGGAAGCCCGCGGCGTCGCGCGACGCGTGAAGGAACAGGGAACGCAGCGGGCGCTCGCGGCCGCCGAGCAGATCGTGCGCCAGGCGCACGATGCTGCGGCTCGCGAACACACTCGCATGATGGGCGAGCTCAGGCGCGAAGTGGGCCGACTCGTCGTCAAGACGACCGCCGCGGTGACCGGCAAGATCCTGTCGGCGGACGATCAACGACGGCTGGCCGAGGAAACCGCCCGGCAATTGACATGA
- the atpB gene encoding F0F1 ATP synthase subunit A, with amino-acid sequence MEHGLSQKAVEIATPFGFPITNSMVVTWIVAVGLIVFAQTATRSMKQVPDGPQNLLEWLIEGLYHFLEGIIGHHLVERTFWFFGTIFIFILAANWAGLVPGVGSIGWGHRTDAGFRIEQPLFRGVNADVNMTLAMALVFFACWIVWAVQENGPKGFFKELFAPKGETAGPLKILMLVVFFAAGCLEIVSILFRPISLSFRLYGNIFAGETMLETMARVPYIAWLVQVPFYFLELLVGLVQALVFTLLTAVFTLLICQHHEERPATGHD; translated from the coding sequence ATGGAACACGGCCTGTCACAGAAGGCGGTCGAGATCGCCACGCCGTTCGGCTTTCCGATCACCAACTCCATGGTCGTGACGTGGATCGTCGCCGTCGGCCTCATCGTCTTCGCCCAGACGGCGACGCGGAGCATGAAGCAGGTCCCGGACGGACCGCAGAACCTCCTCGAGTGGCTCATCGAAGGGCTCTATCACTTCCTCGAGGGAATCATTGGCCATCACCTGGTCGAACGGACGTTCTGGTTCTTCGGCACCATCTTCATCTTCATTCTCGCCGCGAACTGGGCCGGCCTGGTTCCCGGCGTCGGCTCGATCGGATGGGGGCACCGGACCGATGCCGGCTTCAGGATCGAACAGCCGTTGTTCCGCGGCGTCAATGCCGACGTGAACATGACGCTCGCCATGGCGCTCGTCTTCTTCGCGTGCTGGATCGTGTGGGCAGTGCAGGAAAACGGCCCGAAGGGATTCTTCAAGGAGCTCTTCGCGCCGAAGGGTGAAACCGCCGGCCCATTGAAGATCCTCATGCTCGTCGTGTTCTTCGCCGCGGGCTGCCTGGAGATCGTTTCGATTCTGTTCCGACCGATCTCGCTGAGTTTTCGTCTCTACGGAAACATCTTTGCCGGGGAGACGATGTTGGAAACGATGGCCCGGGTTCCGTACATCGCCTGGCTCGTGCAGGTCCCGTTTTATTTTCTGGAACTACTGGTCGGTCTGGTGCAGGCGCTCGTCTTCACGTTGTTGACCGCCGTCTTCACGCTGCTGATCTGTCAGCATCACGAGGAAAGGCCGGCGACGGGGCACGATTGA
- a CDS encoding DUF3300 domain-containing protein, which translates to MPSDGGSRRGVVLDRPPHREGASGRRRALPLILVALAALIARLARAAEEAPDGTPAAAQTAKFSPAQIEQLVAPIALYPDGLAVQVLIAATYPLEVVEAARWRTKNASLKGEALDQALESQDWDPSVESLTRFPDLLQRMSDNLDWTKDLGDAFLGQKDDVLDVVQRMRAKAYESGALKTTKEQVVTREIVKEKEIIRVEPADPQVVYVPTYSPDAVYGPPPTPYYPAMTGYPPGYVATASLLSFGAGMAVGAAVWGDCDWGHNEVNNYYNNGGGGGGNQNVNVNKNKEKNVNKSGNRTRGEGGRQKWQHNPEHRGGVPYRDQASAKKYGGRDQVASRDRANRDVARGFDRGQPGGARASQQPARGGSKEAASRPGAGPGQGGGRPSAPGGQPGRQGGQRPGASQQPATRPGGSGSRPDRRQGGAFGGYESGRSSREASARGASSRGGTSYAGRGGGQRGGGGGGGGRGGGGFGGGGGGGGRGGRGGGGRGGRR; encoded by the coding sequence ATGCCGTCTGATGGAGGGTCGCGCCGAGGCGTGGTGCTCGATAGGCCTCCCCACAGGGAAGGCGCATCCGGAAGGCGTCGCGCGCTCCCGTTGATCCTCGTCGCGCTTGCGGCGCTGATCGCACGCCTTGCCCGCGCCGCCGAGGAGGCGCCCGACGGGACGCCGGCGGCGGCACAGACCGCGAAGTTCTCGCCGGCGCAGATCGAGCAGCTCGTCGCGCCCATCGCGCTCTATCCGGACGGGCTCGCCGTGCAGGTCCTGATCGCGGCGACCTATCCCCTCGAGGTGGTCGAGGCTGCTCGCTGGCGCACGAAGAACGCGAGTCTGAAGGGCGAGGCCCTCGACCAGGCGCTCGAGAGCCAGGACTGGGACCCGAGCGTGGAGTCGCTCACGCGCTTTCCCGACCTGCTCCAGCGCATGTCGGACAATCTCGACTGGACGAAGGATCTGGGGGATGCGTTCCTCGGCCAGAAGGACGACGTCCTCGACGTGGTGCAGCGGATGCGGGCGAAGGCATACGAGTCCGGTGCCCTCAAGACGACGAAGGAGCAGGTCGTCACCCGCGAGATCGTCAAGGAGAAGGAGATCATCCGGGTCGAGCCCGCGGACCCGCAGGTCGTATACGTCCCCACGTACAGCCCTGACGCGGTGTACGGCCCGCCCCCGACGCCGTACTACCCCGCAATGACGGGGTATCCTCCCGGCTACGTCGCCACGGCGAGCCTGCTCTCGTTCGGCGCCGGGATGGCGGTCGGCGCTGCCGTATGGGGTGACTGCGACTGGGGTCACAACGAGGTCAACAATTACTACAACAACGGCGGAGGTGGTGGCGGTAATCAGAACGTCAACGTCAACAAGAACAAGGAAAAGAACGTCAACAAGAGCGGCAACCGAACGCGAGGCGAGGGCGGCCGGCAGAAGTGGCAGCACAACCCCGAGCACCGCGGCGGCGTGCCTTACCGGGACCAGGCCTCCGCGAAGAAGTATGGCGGCAGGGATCAGGTGGCGTCTCGCGACCGCGCGAATCGGGACGTGGCGCGCGGCTTCGACCGCGGGCAGCCCGGCGGGGCACGTGCCTCCCAGCAGCCCGCCCGGGGAGGCTCCAAGGAGGCGGCCTCGCGGCCTGGGGCGGGTCCGGGGCAAGGTGGCGGGCGGCCGTCGGCACCAGGCGGTCAGCCTGGCCGGCAAGGCGGGCAGCGACCGGGTGCCTCGCAGCAGCCGGCGACGCGTCCTGGTGGGTCAGGTTCGCGACCGGACAGGCGCCAAGGCGGCGCGTTCGGCGGCTACGAGAGCGGTCGCTCCTCGCGTGAGGCGAGCGCGCGCGGCGCCTCGAGCCGCGGGGGCACCAGCTATGCCGGCCGTGGCGGTGGACAGCGCGGCGGCGGCGGAGGTGGAGGAGGAAGAGGTGGGGGTGGCTTCGGAGGCGGGGGCGGAGGAGGAGGCCGCGGTGGCCGTGGCGGTGGAGGCCGCGGAGGGCGCCGATGA
- a CDS encoding DUF4010 domain-containing protein — translation MGGGSNIAGKGLYMVAGLAGMTDVDAITLSMAEYARSGDAHVAANAVVLATLTNTTVKCGIVAVLGGAALRRPVLIATGAILAAAVGTIPRL, via the coding sequence ATGGGCGGGGGTTCGAACATCGCGGGCAAGGGGCTCTACATGGTCGCGGGGCTGGCCGGCATGACCGACGTCGACGCGATCACTTTGTCCATGGCCGAGTACGCCAGGAGCGGCGACGCCCACGTCGCGGCCAACGCGGTCGTGCTCGCGACCCTCACCAACACGACCGTGAAGTGCGGTATCGTGGCAGTGCTGGGTGGCGCGGCCCTGCGCCGCCCCGTGCTCATCGCCACCGGTGCGATCCTGGCGGCCGCCGTCGGTACGATCCCCCGTCTATGA
- a CDS encoding F0F1 ATP synthase subunit delta: MKTARQVRRDAKRLWRLCLVNGSLDESRIRQVVDRVIESRRSGGVAVLSHFLRLVKLDRARRVAQVESAAPLDADVRAAVEERLARRYGPAVETTFVVDPALIGGMRVKVGSDVYDGSVRAGLDALEARF; encoded by the coding sequence ATGAAAACCGCTCGACAGGTGCGACGGGACGCGAAACGACTCTGGCGTCTCTGCCTGGTGAACGGATCGCTGGACGAAAGTCGCATCCGCCAGGTCGTCGACCGCGTGATCGAGTCGAGGCGGAGCGGAGGCGTGGCGGTGTTGTCGCACTTTCTGCGACTGGTGAAGCTCGATCGCGCTCGGCGGGTGGCTCAGGTCGAAAGCGCAGCCCCGCTCGACGCCGATGTGCGGGCCGCCGTCGAGGAACGGCTCGCGCGCAGGTACGGCCCGGCGGTCGAGACCACGTTCGTCGTCGACCCGGCGTTGATCGGGGGGATGCGTGTCAAGGTGGGCAGCGATGTCTACGACGGCAGCGTCAGGGCCGGCCTGGACGCCCTCGAGGCGCGCTTCTAG
- a CDS encoding ATP synthase F0 subunit C, which produces MIGNLHVGIAALGAALAVGLIGAKAAEAVGRNPGSATQVMVQSILAIAFAEAIVFYTLFLVK; this is translated from the coding sequence ATGATCGGCAATCTTCACGTCGGTATCGCGGCCCTGGGAGCGGCCCTGGCCGTGGGTTTGATTGGCGCGAAAGCTGCGGAAGCGGTGGGCCGGAATCCCGGATCCGCGACGCAGGTGATGGTCCAGTCGATCCTCGCCATCGCGTTCGCGGAAGCCATCGTGTTCTACACGTTGTTCCTCGTGAAGTAG
- a CDS encoding F0F1 ATP synthase subunit alpha yields MSTLVEEIEARIAGAKATVARRNVGVIREIGDGVARVEGLSDVMLNEMLDLGHGITGLALSLEDTDVGVIILGDYTRLEEGGEVRTTGKLLQVTVGKGLLGRVVNMLGEPLDGKGPVASDVAYPVEKIAPGIMRRRPISQPVQTGIMAIDAMIPIGRGQRELIIGDRSTGKTTICIDTIISQARLNAAAGAAGDQTYRPLYCIYVAIGQKQSTIARIISTLEEAGAMPYTIVVAAPAADSATSQYLAPFAGAAMGEWFMDNGMDALIVYDDLSKHAVAYRQVSLVLKRPSGREAYPGDVFYLHSRLLERAARVGEKWGNGSLTALPIIETQAGDVSAYIPTNVISITDGQIYLETDLFYQGTRPAISVGLSVSRVGSAAQLKVMKQVAGRLKGDLAQFRELAAFAQFGSELDAATQAKIDRGKRIIELFNQPQHDPIPVEVQVALLWIVQNGYVDEIRVDRIKDYQTRLTEYLTSSKADLLAKIGREGALSDPLSAELRAAADQFKQIWK; encoded by the coding sequence ATGAGCACGCTGGTAGAGGAAATCGAAGCACGGATCGCGGGTGCCAAGGCCACCGTCGCCAGACGGAACGTGGGCGTGATTCGCGAGATCGGCGACGGCGTCGCGCGCGTCGAGGGTTTGAGCGACGTCATGCTCAACGAGATGCTCGATCTCGGCCACGGCATCACCGGCTTGGCGCTGAGCCTCGAAGACACCGACGTCGGCGTCATCATTCTCGGCGACTACACGCGGCTGGAGGAGGGCGGGGAGGTCCGCACGACCGGCAAGCTGCTCCAGGTGACGGTCGGCAAGGGGCTGCTCGGCCGGGTCGTGAATATGCTCGGGGAGCCCCTGGACGGAAAGGGACCGGTCGCGAGCGACGTCGCGTATCCGGTCGAGAAGATCGCGCCGGGGATCATGCGGCGACGGCCAATCAGCCAGCCGGTGCAGACAGGAATCATGGCGATCGACGCGATGATCCCGATCGGCCGCGGTCAGCGCGAGCTCATCATCGGCGACCGTTCGACCGGCAAGACGACCATTTGCATCGACACGATCATCAGCCAGGCGCGCCTCAACGCGGCCGCGGGAGCCGCCGGCGACCAGACCTATCGTCCGCTCTACTGCATCTACGTGGCGATCGGCCAGAAGCAATCGACGATCGCGCGCATCATCTCGACCCTCGAAGAGGCCGGGGCGATGCCCTACACGATCGTCGTCGCCGCACCGGCGGCCGACTCGGCCACGAGCCAGTACCTCGCGCCATTCGCGGGTGCCGCCATGGGCGAATGGTTCATGGACAACGGCATGGACGCGCTGATCGTGTACGACGACCTGTCGAAGCACGCCGTGGCCTACCGACAGGTTTCGCTCGTGTTGAAGCGGCCGTCCGGTCGCGAGGCGTATCCGGGCGACGTGTTCTACCTTCACAGCCGATTGCTGGAGCGCGCCGCCCGAGTCGGCGAGAAGTGGGGCAACGGGTCGCTGACCGCCCTGCCGATCATCGAGACGCAGGCGGGCGACGTCTCGGCGTACATCCCGACCAACGTCATCTCGATCACGGACGGTCAGATCTATCTGGAAACCGACCTGTTCTACCAGGGTACCCGTCCCGCGATTTCCGTCGGCCTGTCGGTGTCCCGCGTCGGCTCGGCCGCCCAGCTGAAGGTGATGAAGCAGGTCGCCGGGCGTCTCAAGGGCGACCTGGCGCAGTTCCGCGAGCTCGCGGCGTTCGCGCAGTTCGGCTCGGAGCTCGACGCGGCGACGCAGGCGAAGATCGACCGCGGGAAACGCATCATCGAGCTGTTCAACCAGCCGCAGCACGACCCGATTCCGGTCGAGGTGCAGGTGGCCCTGCTGTGGATCGTGCAAAACGGATACGTAGACGAGATCCGCGTCGACCGCATCAAGGACTATCAGACCAGGCTGACCGAGTACTTGACGTCGTCGAAAGCCGATCTACTCGCGAAGATCGGACGAGAAGGAGCGCTCAGCGACCCGCTATCGGCAGAGCTGAGAGCGGCTGCGGATCAGTTCAAGCAGATCTGGAAATGA